The Agromyces sp. LHK192 genome includes a window with the following:
- a CDS encoding MFS transporter: MEGLPRERLYTPAFIALGIAELAYFTADGIAVFTLPLHVTGPIGGDEAAAGIAFGAFALSALLLRPLAGRLADRLGRRPLLLGGALIAAVSYLTIAAAPDLLSIIALRLLAGVAEAAFFVASFAALADLAPPSRLGEAISINSLGLYLGLTLGPPLGELLSDWAGFAAAWMGGATIALVAAAISVGVGETRNTEPVDASGSGGSSVGRPTPEPTRTDPTPRREPLIYRPALPILIGFLASIIALGGFLAFASLHAVRIGTADASTALLVFGAVVVVVRVAFARFVDRFPPLRLGAAALVLMAAGLAITAVWPAPGGLHVGSAILAIGVGFSTPAFFAAVFATAGPAQRGAASGTATAAIDLGLGLGPIALGPLAAGFGLGWTFAVAAAVAALGAVWTLHLASRPPAVSPPPRARPVG; this comes from the coding sequence ATGGAGGGCCTGCCGCGGGAACGCCTCTACACGCCGGCGTTCATCGCCCTCGGCATCGCCGAGCTGGCCTACTTCACCGCGGACGGGATCGCCGTGTTCACGCTGCCGCTCCACGTCACCGGCCCGATCGGCGGCGACGAGGCCGCCGCCGGCATCGCGTTCGGTGCATTCGCGCTCTCGGCCCTGCTGCTGCGCCCGCTCGCCGGACGACTCGCCGACCGCCTCGGACGCCGGCCACTGCTCCTCGGCGGAGCGCTCATCGCCGCGGTGTCCTATCTCACCATCGCCGCGGCGCCCGACCTCCTCTCGATCATCGCGCTGCGCCTGCTCGCCGGTGTCGCCGAGGCCGCCTTCTTCGTCGCATCCTTCGCCGCGCTGGCCGACCTGGCGCCGCCGAGCCGGTTGGGCGAGGCGATCTCGATCAACTCCCTGGGCCTCTACCTCGGACTCACGCTCGGACCTCCGCTCGGCGAGCTCCTGTCCGACTGGGCCGGATTCGCTGCCGCGTGGATGGGCGGCGCGACCATCGCGCTGGTCGCGGCGGCCATCTCGGTCGGCGTCGGCGAGACCCGGAACACCGAGCCGGTCGATGCATCCGGGTCCGGCGGGTCGTCCGTCGGTCGCCCGACGCCCGAGCCGACCCGAACCGATCCGACGCCGAGACGGGAGCCGCTGATCTATCGCCCGGCCTTGCCCATCCTCATCGGGTTCCTCGCATCGATCATCGCGCTCGGGGGCTTCCTCGCGTTCGCCTCGTTGCACGCCGTGCGGATCGGCACGGCGGATGCCAGCACCGCACTGCTCGTGTTCGGCGCCGTGGTCGTGGTCGTCCGAGTCGCGTTCGCCCGATTCGTCGACCGATTCCCGCCGCTGCGCCTCGGGGCCGCCGCCCTCGTGCTCATGGCGGCCGGCCTTGCGATCACCGCGGTGTGGCCGGCACCTGGCGGCCTGCACGTCGGCTCGGCGATCCTGGCGATCGGCGTGGGGTTCAGCACCCCGGCATTCTTCGCCGCGGTGTTCGCGACCGCCGGGCCCGCGCAGCGCGGCGCCGCCTCGGGAACGGCGACCGCCGCGATCGACCTCGGGCTCGGCCTCGGACCGATCGCGCTCGGCCCGCTGGCCGCCGGATTCGGACTCGGGTGGACGTTCGCCGTCGCCGCCGCGGTGGCCGCGCTCGGTGCAGTGTGGACGTTGCACCTGGCGTCTCGACCGCCTGCCGTGTCGCCGCCGCCTCGGGCGCGACCGGTCGGATAG
- a CDS encoding DUF3097 domain-containing protein, with translation MPGNDAIPRPEVHGEDRYGTDVLAGDWRARGRPKIPDLPVERDLVVELAADGYCGAVVGLEQGNVVLEDRFGKRRLFPLGHGFLVDGSPVRLVPPVRRAPAGPMRTASGSFAAPQTRAKVALPSRIFVEGRHDAELVEKIWGADLRVEGVVVEYLEGVDRLADLLDEFQPDRQRRVGVLVDHLVPGSKEQRIADEVRRGRHGAHVLVVGHPFIDIWQAVRPARIGRDAWPVIPRGVEWKHGVCEAFGWPHAEQADIARAWQAILGRVRGYGDLEPALLGRVEELIDFVTEPTGQR, from the coding sequence GTGCCCGGAAACGACGCCATCCCCCGTCCTGAAGTCCACGGCGAAGACCGCTACGGCACCGACGTCCTCGCCGGCGACTGGCGGGCGCGGGGACGCCCGAAGATCCCGGACCTCCCCGTGGAGCGAGACCTCGTCGTCGAGCTCGCGGCCGACGGCTACTGCGGGGCCGTCGTCGGGCTGGAGCAGGGCAACGTCGTGCTCGAGGATCGGTTCGGGAAGCGCCGGCTGTTCCCGCTCGGGCACGGGTTCCTGGTCGACGGCAGCCCGGTCCGGCTCGTCCCGCCCGTCAGGCGTGCCCCCGCCGGTCCGATGCGCACGGCATCCGGCTCGTTCGCGGCCCCCCAGACGCGGGCGAAGGTCGCGCTGCCGAGCCGCATCTTCGTCGAGGGCCGGCACGACGCCGAGCTCGTGGAGAAGATCTGGGGCGCCGACCTGCGGGTCGAGGGCGTCGTCGTCGAATACCTCGAGGGCGTGGATCGCCTCGCCGACCTGCTCGACGAGTTCCAGCCCGACCGGCAGCGCCGGGTCGGCGTGCTGGTCGACCACCTCGTGCCCGGATCGAAGGAGCAACGCATCGCCGACGAGGTCCGGCGGGGCCGTCACGGCGCGCACGTGCTCGTGGTGGGGCATCCGTTCATCGACATCTGGCAGGCGGTGCGCCCGGCGCGTATCGGTCGGGACGCCTGGCCCGTGATCCCCCGGGGCGTGGAGTGGAAGCACGGCGTGTGCGAGGCGTTCGGCTGGCCGCACGCCGAGCAGGCCGACATCGCCCGGGCGTGGCAGGCGATCCTCGGCCGGGTGCGCGGCTACGGCGATCTCGAGCCAGCCCTGCTCGGCCGGGTCGAGGAACTCATCGACTTCGTGACGGAGCCGACCGGTCAGCGCTGA
- a CDS encoding VIT1/CCC1 family protein produces MTDETANPTPASPPTGADRARWRRYLADERAEGAVYRELADRKTGEEREILLALAAAEGRHEAHWLALLDGDERGTPRADVRTRVLVALARRFGSIFVLALAQGAEARSPYATDPYATPAMAADERIHGEVVRGLAARGRRRLAGSFRAAVFGANDGLVSNLALVLGIGATGVPAPVVLFTGLAGLLAGALSMGAGEYVSVRSQRELLDASAPDPAAGDALPDLDLDANELALVYRARGMAPDAAVEHAALTLARVHAAGRQDASRTPTDALPAMDQDDEAIGTGLGAALASFCFFASGALIPVLPWLFGMSGLPAILLATALVGLALLLTGATVGVLSGAPPLKRALRQLAIGLGAAAVTYVLGLAFGTTLA; encoded by the coding sequence ATGACCGACGAGACGGCGAACCCGACGCCTGCGAGCCCGCCGACCGGGGCGGACCGCGCGCGCTGGCGGCGGTACCTGGCCGACGAACGGGCCGAAGGCGCCGTGTATCGCGAGCTCGCCGATCGCAAGACCGGTGAGGAGCGCGAGATCCTGCTCGCCCTCGCCGCCGCGGAGGGGCGGCACGAGGCGCACTGGCTCGCGCTGCTCGACGGCGATGAACGGGGCACCCCGCGCGCCGACGTCCGGACCCGCGTGCTCGTCGCACTGGCGCGCCGGTTCGGCTCGATCTTCGTGCTCGCCCTCGCGCAGGGTGCGGAGGCCCGCTCGCCGTATGCGACCGACCCGTACGCGACTCCCGCGATGGCCGCCGACGAGCGGATCCACGGCGAGGTCGTGCGCGGGCTCGCCGCACGCGGTCGGCGCCGGCTGGCGGGCAGCTTTCGTGCGGCCGTGTTCGGCGCGAACGACGGGCTCGTGTCGAACCTCGCCCTCGTGCTCGGCATCGGCGCGACGGGGGTTCCGGCACCCGTCGTGCTGTTCACCGGCCTCGCCGGGCTGCTCGCGGGCGCGCTGTCGATGGGAGCCGGCGAGTACGTGTCGGTGCGGTCGCAGCGCGAACTGCTGGATGCCTCGGCGCCCGACCCCGCGGCAGGCGACGCCCTGCCCGACCTCGACCTCGACGCGAACGAGCTCGCGCTGGTATACCGGGCGCGCGGCATGGCCCCGGACGCCGCCGTCGAGCATGCGGCACTGACGCTGGCACGGGTGCACGCGGCCGGACGCCAGGACGCGTCCCGAACGCCGACCGACGCGCTGCCCGCGATGGATCAGGACGATGAGGCGATCGGCACGGGCCTCGGGGCGGCGCTCGCGAGCTTCTGCTTCTTCGCGTCGGGTGCGCTGATCCCGGTGCTGCCGTGGTTGTTCGGTATGTCGGGCCTGCCCGCGATCCTCCTGGCGACCGCACTGGTCGGTCTCGCGCTGCTCCTCACCGGGGCGACGGTCGGCGTGCTCTCGGGCGCGCCGCCGCTCAAGCGCGCCCTCCGCCAGCTCGCGATCGGGCTCGGCGCAGCGGCGGTGACGTACGTGCTGGGGCTCGCATTCGGGACGACACTCGCGTAG
- a CDS encoding Lrp/AsnC family transcriptional regulator, with translation MSEDDGTRPIRTAPDPAAAIRKAPMAQQHPELDRVDRALLAALSTNARSSGAALAAEIGVAESTVSLRLRRLQSLGTIRGYHVDVDLASVGVSLQALIAVRLVKHDRAEIDAFRAAVPHLPGVLGVFHMAGAEDYLLHVAARDAVELREFVLAHLTGHPAVAHTETNLIFEHAEGDGWQHLIG, from the coding sequence ATGTCGGAGGATGACGGGACCCGGCCGATCCGCACCGCCCCCGATCCAGCGGCCGCCATCCGAAAGGCCCCCATGGCGCAGCAGCATCCCGAACTCGACCGCGTCGACCGTGCGCTCCTGGCCGCGTTGTCGACGAACGCGCGATCCTCCGGCGCCGCGCTCGCTGCGGAGATCGGCGTCGCGGAGTCCACCGTGTCGCTCCGCCTCCGCCGCCTGCAGAGCCTCGGAACGATCCGCGGCTACCACGTCGACGTCGACCTCGCGTCGGTCGGGGTGTCGTTGCAGGCGCTGATCGCGGTGCGACTCGTCAAGCACGACCGCGCCGAGATCGACGCGTTCCGCGCCGCGGTGCCGCACCTGCCGGGCGTGCTGGGCGTGTTCCACATGGCCGGCGCCGAGGACTACCTGCTCCACGTCGCCGCGCGCGACGCGGTCGAGCTCCGCGAGTTCGTGCTCGCCCACCTCACCGGCCACCCGGCGGTCGCGCACACCGAGACGAACCTCATCTTCGAGCACGCCGAGGGCGACGGCTGGCAGCACCTGATCGGCTGA
- a CDS encoding DEAD/DEAH box helicase yields MSTATPSGHQPGTSAAEHLSPAFPARAPWGTANRLRAWQAEALEQYLADLPRDFLAAATPGAGKTTFALRIAAELRARRIVDRITVVAPTDHLKRQWADAAARAGIRLDPGFRNAHGRSARHYHGVAVTYAQVAMRPALHRELTLSGRTLVILDEVHHGGDTLSWGDAIREAFEPAEKRLSLTGTPFRSDTAPIPFVHYEPDAHGVRLSKTDFNYGYGRALADGVVRPVLFMVYAGHMRWRTKAGDEMEARLGEDNTKDITSSAWRTALEPTGEWIPAVLQAADRRLTEVRHGIPDAGGLVLATDQTVARAYAEILEGISGEKVAVVLSDDKEASERIEEFSAGTSRWMVAVRMVSEGVDVPRLAVGVYATSSSTPLFFAQAIGRFVRARRRGETASVFIPNVPILMALAGELERERDHALDRRGGDDEDPGLDDGLLESANREEKASDELGDEFTWQAVASDATFDRVVFDGTDFGTFAEPGSDEELDFIGLPGLLEPEQVAELLRHRQARQARRAGERRKHTVEDEPAAEPVALYRTLKEQRSLLNSLVGLWARHTGEPHSQVHAELRRVCGGPAVAQATVTQLQSRIELLRRRLASR; encoded by the coding sequence GTGAGCACAGCGACCCCATCCGGCCATCAGCCGGGCACCTCGGCCGCCGAGCACCTCTCACCCGCCTTCCCTGCCAGAGCGCCCTGGGGCACCGCGAACCGGCTGCGCGCGTGGCAGGCCGAGGCCCTCGAGCAGTACCTCGCCGACCTCCCGCGCGACTTCCTCGCCGCGGCCACGCCCGGCGCCGGCAAGACCACCTTCGCGCTCCGGATCGCCGCGGAGCTTCGCGCGCGCCGCATCGTCGACCGGATCACGGTCGTGGCGCCGACCGACCACCTCAAGCGACAGTGGGCCGACGCCGCTGCGCGGGCCGGCATCCGACTCGACCCGGGATTCCGCAACGCCCACGGACGAAGCGCACGGCACTACCACGGCGTCGCGGTGACCTACGCGCAGGTCGCCATGCGGCCGGCGCTCCACCGCGAACTGACGCTCTCCGGCCGCACGCTCGTCATCCTCGACGAGGTGCACCACGGCGGCGACACGCTGTCGTGGGGCGATGCGATCCGAGAGGCGTTCGAACCGGCGGAGAAGCGGCTCTCGCTCACCGGCACGCCGTTCCGCAGCGACACCGCGCCGATCCCGTTCGTGCACTACGAACCCGACGCCCACGGCGTGCGACTCTCGAAGACCGACTTCAACTACGGCTACGGTCGGGCACTTGCCGACGGGGTCGTGCGGCCGGTGCTCTTCATGGTCTACGCGGGCCACATGCGCTGGCGCACCAAGGCCGGCGACGAGATGGAGGCGCGGCTCGGCGAGGACAACACGAAGGACATCACGAGCTCGGCCTGGCGCACGGCCCTCGAGCCGACCGGCGAGTGGATTCCCGCCGTGCTCCAGGCCGCCGATCGCCGGCTGACCGAGGTCCGCCACGGCATCCCCGACGCGGGCGGTCTCGTGCTCGCGACCGACCAGACCGTGGCGCGCGCCTACGCCGAGATCCTGGAGGGCATCTCGGGCGAGAAGGTGGCCGTCGTGCTCTCCGACGACAAGGAGGCGAGCGAGCGGATCGAGGAGTTCTCCGCAGGGACGAGCCGGTGGATGGTCGCGGTCCGGATGGTGTCCGAGGGGGTCGACGTTCCCCGCCTCGCGGTCGGCGTGTACGCGACGAGTTCGTCGACGCCGCTGTTCTTCGCCCAGGCGATCGGCCGCTTCGTGCGGGCGCGCCGTCGCGGTGAGACGGCCTCGGTGTTCATCCCGAACGTGCCGATCCTCATGGCGCTCGCGGGCGAGCTCGAACGCGAGCGCGACCACGCCCTCGACCGACGCGGCGGCGACGATGAGGACCCGGGGCTCGACGACGGGCTGCTCGAATCGGCGAACCGCGAGGAGAAGGCCTCGGACGAGCTCGGCGACGAGTTCACGTGGCAGGCGGTCGCGTCCGATGCGACGTTCGACCGCGTCGTGTTCGACGGCACCGACTTCGGGACGTTCGCCGAGCCCGGCAGCGACGAGGAACTCGACTTCATCGGGCTGCCGGGCCTGCTCGAACCCGAACAGGTCGCGGAACTGCTCAGGCATCGGCAGGCGAGGCAGGCCCGGCGCGCAGGCGAGCGTCGGAAGCACACGGTCGAGGACGAACCGGCGGCCGAACCCGTCGCGCTGTACCGCACGCTCAAGGAGCAGCGGTCGCTGCTCAACAGCCTCGTCGGGCTCTGGGCGCGGCACACGGGCGAGCCGCACTCGCAGGTGCACGCGGAGCTGCGACGGGTCTGCGGCGGACCGGCCGTCGCGCAGGCGACGGTCACGCAGCTGCAGTCCCGGATCGAGCTGCTGCGCAGGCGACTCGCGAGCCGGTGA
- a CDS encoding SGNH/GDSL hydrolase family protein, whose protein sequence is MVTQQHPWSRYVAIGDSFTEGIGDPEPSVPGGHRGWADRVAEVLSQGTEDFAYANLAVRGKLIQQIIDAQLAPAVALRPDLITISAGGNDVIRPGTDPDEISARFEYAIDRLSRDRATIVIFTGVDVGFSPVFRGIRGKVAIYNENLRAIASKYDCIVADQWALADIQDQRFWAPDRLHLNALGHHTVARMVLSALNVENDLEPLKPEPLPGSTWRQARVEDLAWAREYLVPWVVRRIRHQSSGDTITAKRPEAGPYSAGDPLSTDPVSTDPAP, encoded by the coding sequence ATGGTCACCCAGCAGCATCCGTGGTCCCGCTACGTCGCCATCGGCGACTCGTTCACCGAGGGCATCGGCGATCCCGAGCCGTCCGTGCCGGGCGGCCATCGCGGATGGGCCGACCGCGTCGCCGAGGTGCTCTCGCAGGGCACCGAGGACTTCGCGTACGCGAACCTCGCGGTGCGCGGCAAGCTGATCCAGCAGATCATCGACGCGCAGCTCGCACCCGCCGTGGCCCTGCGCCCCGACCTCATCACGATCTCCGCGGGCGGCAACGACGTGATCCGCCCCGGCACCGACCCCGACGAGATCTCGGCGCGCTTCGAGTACGCCATCGACCGGCTCTCGAGGGACCGAGCGACCATCGTGATCTTCACGGGCGTGGACGTCGGCTTCTCCCCCGTGTTCCGGGGCATCCGCGGCAAGGTGGCGATCTACAACGAGAACCTGCGCGCGATCGCGTCGAAGTACGACTGCATCGTCGCCGACCAGTGGGCGCTCGCCGACATCCAGGACCAGCGCTTCTGGGCGCCCGACCGGCTCCACCTGAACGCCCTCGGACACCACACGGTGGCTCGCATGGTGCTCTCGGCGCTGAACGTGGAGAACGACCTCGAGCCGCTGAAGCCCGAGCCGCTGCCCGGGAGCACCTGGCGGCAGGCCCGTGTCGAGGACCTCGCGTGGGCGCGCGAGTACCTCGTGCCGTGGGTGGTGCGACGCATCCGCCACCAGTCGTCGGGCGACACGATCACCGCGAAGCGCCCGGAGGCCGGGCCCTACTCGGCCGGCGACCCGCTGTCCACGGACCCGGTGTCCACCGACCCTGCGCCCTGA
- a CDS encoding D-alanyl-D-alanine carboxypeptidase family protein, producing the protein MSYPAPPSTESGAAPGRGLPHDPGTALAAANLDADRDAKRRMYRRRRIVAGTVALALVALIASGAVYVSNALGAPLPAVAAEITDPPPVAQAAQPLVLPGTGEFAIGAVGFDGLLATSADQSPMAIASIAKVVTALTVLAQHPVAPGEGGPSIEYTDADVDIYWDMIAQNGSVAPVAAGTSLTLVQSLEAMLLPSGNNYAISIANWAFGSEAAYTAAANAWLAQQGLTEITVADASGLSMDNVGTPAALVRLGELALAEPALAGIVSTQAVDLPGVGRVENSNKLLGTHGVDGIKTGTTDDAANLLFSADYQVGGSTVTVVGVALGQDTHAQLREQVAALLDSVAPGFHEVQALAAGTPLATYGTAWGDTTTATASEGASVVVWSDTPVDVEVVADPITTVGAGDRVGTATVRAGSQVIEVPLLVDAPIEDPGTWWRLTNPGGLDATQGAGSVDTGSVDSGSPAE; encoded by the coding sequence ATGTCGTACCCCGCCCCACCCTCCACCGAATCCGGCGCCGCACCCGGGCGCGGTCTGCCGCACGACCCCGGCACGGCCCTCGCCGCGGCGAACCTCGACGCCGACCGCGATGCGAAGCGACGGATGTATCGCCGCAGGCGCATCGTCGCCGGCACGGTGGCCCTCGCCCTCGTCGCCCTCATCGCGAGCGGCGCCGTCTACGTCTCGAACGCGCTCGGGGCCCCGCTGCCCGCCGTCGCCGCGGAGATCACTGACCCGCCACCGGTGGCGCAGGCCGCGCAGCCGCTCGTGCTGCCGGGCACCGGGGAGTTCGCGATCGGTGCCGTCGGGTTCGACGGGCTCCTCGCGACCAGCGCCGACCAGTCGCCGATGGCGATCGCGAGCATCGCGAAGGTCGTCACGGCGCTCACGGTGCTCGCTCAGCACCCGGTGGCACCCGGCGAGGGTGGGCCGTCGATCGAGTACACCGACGCCGACGTCGACATCTACTGGGACATGATCGCGCAGAACGGGTCGGTCGCCCCGGTCGCCGCGGGAACCTCGCTCACGCTCGTCCAGAGCCTCGAGGCGATGCTGCTGCCGTCGGGCAACAACTACGCGATCTCGATCGCGAACTGGGCCTTCGGGTCGGAGGCCGCGTACACGGCCGCGGCGAACGCGTGGCTCGCGCAGCAGGGCCTCACCGAGATCACCGTCGCGGACGCGAGCGGGCTGTCGATGGACAATGTCGGCACGCCCGCCGCGCTCGTCCGCCTCGGCGAGCTGGCGCTCGCCGAACCCGCGCTCGCGGGCATCGTCTCGACGCAGGCGGTGGACCTCCCCGGCGTCGGACGGGTCGAGAACTCGAACAAGCTGCTCGGCACGCACGGTGTCGACGGCATCAAGACCGGCACGACCGACGACGCGGCGAACCTGCTCTTCTCGGCCGACTACCAGGTCGGAGGTTCGACGGTGACGGTCGTCGGCGTCGCGCTCGGCCAGGACACGCACGCGCAGCTGCGCGAGCAGGTCGCGGCCCTGCTCGACAGCGTCGCACCCGGATTCCACGAGGTCCAGGCGCTGGCCGCGGGAACGCCGCTGGCGACCTACGGCACCGCCTGGGGCGACACGACGACCGCGACGGCGAGCGAGGGGGCATCCGTCGTCGTGTGGAGCGACACCCCCGTCGACGTCGAGGTCGTCGCAGACCCGATCACGACGGTCGGCGCCGGCGACCGCGTCGGCACCGCGACGGTCCGCGCGGGGAGCCAGGTCATCGAGGTGCCGCTGCTCGTCGACGCGCCGATCGAGGACCCGGGCACCTGGTGGCGGCTCACGAACCCGGGCGGCCTCGACGCGACTCAGGGCGCAGGGTCGGTGGACACCGGGTCCGTGGACAGCGGGTCGCCGGCCGAGTAG
- a CDS encoding RNA methyltransferase: MRIERVADAASDAVADYAALTDVSLRRATEAERGLYIAESAKVIRRAIAAGHRPRSVLMEEKWLDGLEAELAPFDVPVHLADPDQLEAITGYRVHRGALAAFERPAEPDPAALLAQARRVVVLEDIVDHTNVGAIFRSVAALGADAVLVTPRCADPLYRRSVRVSMGTVFQVPWTRVGDWREAAPLLAEHGFTTAALALAPDAVSLRDLAAAPPERVALVFGAEGDGLSRHALDAADLVVTIPMAHGVDSLNVAAAAAVVLYALSEPV; this comes from the coding sequence ATGCGAATCGAACGGGTCGCGGACGCGGCATCCGATGCGGTGGCCGATTACGCGGCGCTGACGGATGTCTCGCTGCGCCGGGCCACGGAGGCCGAGCGCGGCCTGTACATCGCCGAATCGGCGAAGGTGATCCGGCGGGCGATCGCCGCGGGGCACCGGCCCAGGTCGGTGCTGATGGAGGAGAAGTGGCTCGACGGCCTCGAGGCCGAGCTCGCGCCGTTCGACGTCCCGGTGCACCTCGCGGATCCCGATCAGCTCGAGGCGATCACGGGATACCGCGTGCATCGCGGTGCGCTCGCGGCGTTCGAACGACCCGCCGAACCCGACCCCGCAGCGCTCCTGGCGCAGGCGCGCCGGGTCGTGGTGCTCGAGGACATCGTCGACCACACGAACGTCGGGGCGATCTTCCGCAGCGTCGCGGCGCTCGGCGCGGACGCGGTGCTCGTGACCCCGCGATGCGCCGACCCGCTGTACCGGCGGAGCGTTCGCGTGAGCATGGGCACGGTGTTCCAGGTGCCGTGGACCCGGGTCGGCGACTGGCGCGAGGCCGCTCCGCTGCTGGCCGAGCACGGGTTCACGACCGCCGCCCTCGCGCTCGCGCCCGATGCCGTCTCGCTGCGCGATCTCGCCGCCGCACCGCCCGAACGCGTCGCGCTGGTCTTCGGCGCGGAGGGCGACGGGCTCAGCCGGCACGCGCTGGACGCGGCCGACCTGGTCGTCACCATCCCGATGGCGCACGGGGTCGATTCGCTGAACGTGGCCGCCGCGGCGGCCGTGGTCCTCTACGCACTCAGCGAGCCGGTCTAG
- a CDS encoding NAD-dependent protein deacetylase, translating into MNTLAREVEAAGLDAALDVLRGGKIAVLTGAGVSTDSGIPDYRGEGAPQRNPMTFQTFLGSERARKRYWAGSHLGWRAFGSAVPNDGHLALAALEEAGTLTGVVTQNVDGLHRRAGSARVVELHGTMDRVVCLTCGQYFARQAIADRLETLNPDIDLDRAIRAAPDGDVEVDDVDAMRIPECTVCGGILKPDVVFFGEFVPGETFQQAASIVRSADALLVAGSSLVVNSGVRLLEIARRRRLPIVVVNRGLTKGDSRAAVKIDAGTSETLTALAAALAR; encoded by the coding sequence GTGAACACACTGGCCCGAGAGGTCGAGGCCGCCGGCCTGGATGCCGCGCTCGACGTGCTGCGCGGCGGCAAGATCGCCGTGCTCACGGGGGCCGGAGTGAGCACCGACTCGGGCATCCCCGACTACCGCGGCGAGGGGGCGCCCCAGCGCAACCCGATGACGTTCCAGACGTTCCTCGGCTCCGAGCGGGCACGCAAGCGGTACTGGGCGGGCAGCCACCTGGGTTGGCGGGCGTTCGGCAGCGCCGTTCCGAACGACGGCCATCTCGCGCTCGCCGCGCTCGAGGAGGCCGGTACCCTCACCGGCGTCGTCACGCAGAACGTGGACGGCCTCCATCGGCGCGCCGGCAGCGCTCGGGTGGTCGAGTTGCACGGCACCATGGATCGCGTCGTCTGCCTCACCTGCGGGCAGTACTTCGCACGCCAGGCGATCGCGGACCGACTGGAGACCCTCAACCCCGACATCGACCTCGACCGGGCGATCCGCGCCGCCCCCGACGGCGACGTCGAAGTCGACGACGTCGACGCGATGCGGATCCCGGAGTGCACCGTATGCGGCGGCATCCTGAAGCCCGACGTGGTCTTCTTCGGGGAGTTCGTGCCGGGCGAGACGTTCCAGCAGGCCGCCTCCATCGTGCGGAGCGCGGATGCGCTGCTCGTCGCCGGCTCGTCACTGGTCGTGAACTCGGGCGTGCGCCTGCTCGAGATCGCGCGCCGCAGGCGGCTCCCCATCGTCGTGGTGAACCGGGGCCTCACGAAGGGCGACAGCCGGGCCGCGGTGAAGATCGACGCGGGAACATCCGAGACGCTCACGGCGCTGGCCGCGGCGCTCGCCCGCTGA
- a CDS encoding glycosyltransferase family 1 protein, with protein sequence MKIVVDCRYTRIGQHDGISRFTAGIVGELAKLHPVTMLISDRRQLDLLPDLPWQLVTGPTSVREPFVARQVRKLRPDLVFSPMQTMGSAGRDYALLLTLHDLIYYENRTPPRDLPAFVRVLWRLYHLAWWPQRVLLNRADAVVTVSETTAGLIRRRRLTKRTLEVIPNAADELPVPALPRPRPTTKRLVYMGSYMPYKNVDTLVRAVEFLPDHELHLLSRISRAEHDRLAALAPAARLVFHGGVTDAEYADLLAGATALVHGSRAEGFGIPLVESMRVGTPVVVSDIPIFREIGGDAAIYFDPDQPRALVEALRDLEAEGEWERRSAASLEQASRFTWATSAERLLALMRRTVAARAERTAPRR encoded by the coding sequence GTGAAGATCGTCGTCGACTGCCGCTACACCAGGATCGGACAGCACGACGGCATCAGCCGCTTCACCGCGGGCATCGTCGGCGAGCTCGCGAAGCTGCATCCCGTGACCATGCTGATCAGCGACCGCCGGCAGCTCGACCTGCTGCCAGACCTGCCGTGGCAGCTGGTCACCGGTCCCACCAGCGTGCGCGAGCCCTTCGTCGCCCGGCAGGTGCGCAAGCTCCGGCCCGACCTGGTGTTCTCGCCGATGCAGACGATGGGATCGGCGGGCCGGGACTACGCGCTGCTGCTCACGCTGCACGACCTCATCTACTACGAGAACCGCACGCCGCCCCGCGACCTGCCCGCGTTCGTGCGGGTCCTCTGGCGGCTCTACCACCTCGCGTGGTGGCCGCAGCGGGTGCTGCTCAACCGAGCCGACGCGGTCGTCACGGTGTCCGAGACGACCGCCGGGCTCATCCGGAGGCGCCGGCTGACGAAACGCACGCTCGAGGTCATCCCGAACGCGGCCGACGAGCTTCCGGTGCCCGCCCTTCCGCGCCCGCGCCCCACGACGAAGCGGCTCGTCTACATGGGGTCGTACATGCCCTATAAGAACGTGGACACCCTCGTGCGTGCGGTGGAGTTCCTCCCGGATCACGAGCTGCACCTGCTCAGCCGGATCTCGCGCGCCGAGCACGATCGGCTCGCCGCCCTGGCGCCGGCCGCTCGCCTCGTCTTCCACGGCGGCGTGACCGACGCCGAGTACGCCGACCTCCTCGCCGGCGCCACGGCACTCGTGCACGGCAGCCGGGCCGAGGGGTTCGGCATCCCGCTGGTCGAGTCCATGCGGGTGGGCACCCCGGTCGTCGTGAGCGACATCCCGATCTTCCGCGAGATCGGCGGCGACGCGGCGATCTACTTCGACCCCGACCAGCCTCGGGCGCTGGTCGAGGCGCTCCGCGATCTCGAGGCCGAGGGGGAGTGGGAGCGGCGCTCCGCGGCATCGCTCGAGCAGGCGTCGCGATTCACGTGGGCGACGTCGGCGGAGCGCCTGCTCGCGCTGATGCGTCGAACCGTGGCCGCCCGCGCCGAGCGGACCGCGCCGCGGCGCTGA